One region of Triticum aestivum cultivar Chinese Spring chromosome 6B, IWGSC CS RefSeq v2.1, whole genome shotgun sequence genomic DNA includes:
- the LOC123138437 gene encoding COBRA-like protein 7 → MTWQVTCSYSQTAVGPFRSCCVCLSTFYSRTIVECPDCTCGACPARTSTAPQCQDAEIRCTGHMCPIRVHWHIKKRYTEYWRVKLSINNFNRFKNFTDWNLVFQHQSLQELTQVLSFAYEPLVQRSTINDTGLFWGLPSFNQMLPQDGTVQTEVLLRKGKDFSFSGGWALPRKIYFDGSECTMPPPDDFPQLPSSSPVQRFSGGHRWLASGAVLVLGLLLT, encoded by the exons TGACGTGGCAGGTCACCTGCTCCTACTCGCAGACAGCAGTGGGCCCGTTCCGGTCGTGCTGTGTCTGTTTGTCCACGTTCTACAGCAGGACAATTGTGGAGTGCCCCGACTGCACCTGCGGCGCCTGCCCAGCTAGGACCTCCACGGCGCCGCAGTGCCAGGACGCCGAGATCCGGTGCACCGGGCACATGTGCCCGATAAGGGTGCACTGGCACATCAAGAAGAGATACACCGAGTACTGGCGGGTGAAGCTGTCGATCAACAATTTCAACAGGTTCAAGAACTTCACTGACTGGAACCTCGTCTTCCAGCACCAGAGTCTACAGGAGTTGACCCAAGTTTTGAGCTTCGCCTACGAGCCGCTTGTGCAGCGCAGCACGATCA ACGACACAGGCCTCTTCTGGGGGCTCCCAAGCTTCAACCAGATGTTGCCCCAGGACGGTACTGTGCAGACAGAGGTCCTGCTGAGGAAGGGCAAGGATTTCAGCTTTTCTGGTGGGTGGGCACTGCCTAGAAAGATATACTTCGACGGCAGCGAGTGCACGATGCCGCCACCAGACGACTTTCCCCAGCTGCCCAGCAGCAGCCCTGTTCAGCGCTTCTCAGGAGGGCACAGGTGGTTGGCCTCAGGGGCCGTCTTAGTGCTTGGACTACTACTGACTTGA